A single region of the Strigops habroptila isolate Jane chromosome 3, bStrHab1.2.pri, whole genome shotgun sequence genome encodes:
- the ATP5F1C gene encoding ATP synthase subunit gamma, mitochondrial produces MFARGAAVALYQPQWGQVRNMATLKDITRRLKSIKNIQKITKSMKMVSAAKYARAERELKPARIYGMGALTLYEKAEIKAPEDKKKHLLIGVSSDRGLCGAIHTSIAKTLKNEITNLSNAGKEVMVVGVGDKIRGLLQRTHSNYFLLTFKEVGRRPPSFGDASAIALELLNSGYEFDEGSVIYNRFKSVISYKTDEKPIFSFETVAGSESLSIYDDIDADVLRNYQEFTLANILYYSLKESTTSEQSARMTAMDNASKNASEMIDKLTLTFNRTRQAVITKELIEIISGAAALD; encoded by the exons ATGTTCGCCCGTGGGGCTGCGGTCGCGCTTTACCAGCCGCAATG GGGCCAAGTCAGGAATATGGCAACACTAAAAGACA TTACCAGGCGTTTGAAGTCCATCAAGAACATTCAGAAAATTACAAAGTCCATGAAGATGGTTTCTGCAGCAAAATATGCAagagctgagagggagctgaaGCCTGCCAGGATCTATGGAATGGGAGCACTGA CTCTCTAtgagaaggcagaaataaagGCACCTGAGGACAAGAAGAAGCACCTCCTTATTGGTGTGTCCTCTGATCGAGGCCTGTGTGGTGCTATCCATACATCTATTGCTAAAACCTTGAAGAATGAGATTACCAACCTCTCAAACGCAGGAAAAGAAGTTATGGTGGTTGGAGTAGGTGACAAGATCAGAGGCCTCCTTCAGAG GACACATAGCAATTACTTCCTGCTGACATTCAAAGAGGTGGGACGGAGACCTCCGAGCTTTGGAGATGCCTCAGCCATTGCATTGGAGCTGTTAAACTCTGGCTATGAATTTGATGAGGGCTCTGTCATCTACAATCGGTTCAA GTCTGTCATCTCCTACAAGACCGATGAAAAACCAATCTTCTCGTTTGAAACAGTTGCTGGTTCTG AAAGCCTTAGTATCTATGATGATATTGATGCTGATGTGCTGAGAAACTACCAGGAATTTACACTAGCAAATATTCTCTACTACTCCCTGAAAGAATCCACCACCAGCGAGCAGAGTGCTAGGATGACCGCTATGGACAACGCGAGCAAGAATGCTT CTGAGATGATTGACAAACTGACCTTGACGTTCAACCGTACCCGCCAAGCCGTCATTACCAAGGAGCTTATTGAGATCatctctggtgctgctgctct GGATTAA
- the KIN gene encoding DNA/RNA-binding protein KIN17 isoform X2: protein MGKSDFLSPKAIANRIKSKGLQKLRWYCQMCQKQCRDENGFKCHCMSESHQRQLLLASENPQQFMDYFSEEFRNDFLELLRRRFGTKRVHNNIVYNEYISHREHIHMNATQWETLTDFTKWLGREGLCKVDETPKGWYIQYIDRDPETIRRQQEQERKKKQDLDDEEKTAKFIEQQVRRGLEGKELEKPVYTELNRENEEEKVAFNLNKGASTSIAASSKTSVLGPNALKMVEGAVKRKESAHSSGQSKEKKKKSALDEIMELEEEKKRTARRDYWLQPEIIVKIVTKKLGEKYHRKKAVVKEVIDKYTAVVKMIDSGDKLKLDQTHLETVIPAPGKKVMVLNGGYRGNEGILESINEKRFSATIVIDSGPLKGRRVEDIQYEDISKLA, encoded by the exons ATGGGGAAGTCGGATTTCCTCAGCCCCAAGGCTATCGCTAACCGCATCAAGTCCAAAGGGCTGCAGAAGCTGCGCTGGTACTGCCAGATGTGCCAGAAGCAGTGCCGCGATGAG AATGGCTTCAAGTGTCACTGCATGTCTGAGTCCCACCAGAGGCAATTGCTGCTGGCTTCTGAAAATCCTCAGCAGTTCATGGATTACTTTTCTGA GGAATTCCGAAATGATTTCCTAGAGCTGCTCAGGAGGAGATTTg gaaCAAAGAGAGTCCACAATAATATTGTGTACAATGAATATATCAGTCACAGAGAACACATCCACATGAATGCCACCCAGTGGGAGACTCTGACTGACTTCACTAAatggctggggagggaag GTCTTTGCAAGGTGGATGAGACTCCAAAAGGCTGGTATATCCAGTATATTGATAGGGACCCAGAGACTATTCGCAGGCAACAagaacaagaaaggaagaagaaacaggaccttgatgatgaagaaaaaactgcaaaattcaTTGAACAGCAAGTTAGAAGAGGTTTGGAGGGGAAAGAACTG GAAAAGCCAGTCTATACTGAACTGAACAGAGAAAAcgaagaagaaaaag ttgcatttaatttaaacaaaggAGCAAGTACTTCAATAGCTGCATCTTCTAAAACAAG TGTCCTTGGACCGAATGCACTGAAGATGGTGGAAGGGGCAGTTAAAAGGAAAGAATCAGCTCATAGCTCTGGTCAgtccaaagagaaaaagaagaaatctgcaCTGGATGAGATTATGGAG CttgaagaggagaagaaaagaacagcTCGGAGAGACTACTGGTTACAGCCT GAAATCATTGTAAAAATTGTAACAAAAAAGCTTGGGGAGAAGTATCACAGGAAGAAGGCAGTTGTTAAG GAAGTGATTGACAAATATACAGCAGTCGTGAAGATGATTGATTCTGGAGACAAACTGAAGCTTGATCAGACACATCTAGAAACTGTCATACCAGCACCAG GCAAGAAAGTGATGGTCTTAAATGGTGGTTACAGGGGCAATGAAGGCATCTTGGAATCTATCAATGAAAAGAGGTTTTCAGCTACAATAGTCATTGACTCT GGACCTTTAAAAGGACGCCGAGTTGAAGACATCCAGTATGAAGACATCTCCAAACTCGCCTGA
- the KIN gene encoding DNA/RNA-binding protein KIN17 isoform X3 has product MRMASSVTACLSPTRGNCCWLLKILSSSWITFLRTKRVHNNIVYNEYISHREHIHMNATQWETLTDFTKWLGREGLCKVDETPKGWYIQYIDRDPETIRRQQEQERKKKQDLDDEEKTAKFIEQQVRRGLEGKELEKPVYTELNRENEEEKVAFNLNKGASTSIAASSKTSSVLGPNALKMVEGAVKRKESAHSSGQSKEKKKKSALDEIMELEEEKKRTARRDYWLQPEIIVKIVTKKLGEKYHRKKAVVKEVIDKYTAVVKMIDSGDKLKLDQTHLETVIPAPGKKVMVLNGGYRGNEGILESINEKRFSATIVIDSGPLKGRRVEDIQYEDISKLA; this is encoded by the exons ATGAG AATGGCTTCAAGTGTCACTGCATGTCTGAGTCCCACCAGAGGCAATTGCTGCTGGCTTCTGAAAATCCTCAGCAGTTCATGGATTACTTTTCTGA gaaCAAAGAGAGTCCACAATAATATTGTGTACAATGAATATATCAGTCACAGAGAACACATCCACATGAATGCCACCCAGTGGGAGACTCTGACTGACTTCACTAAatggctggggagggaag GTCTTTGCAAGGTGGATGAGACTCCAAAAGGCTGGTATATCCAGTATATTGATAGGGACCCAGAGACTATTCGCAGGCAACAagaacaagaaaggaagaagaaacaggaccttgatgatgaagaaaaaactgcaaaattcaTTGAACAGCAAGTTAGAAGAGGTTTGGAGGGGAAAGAACTG GAAAAGCCAGTCTATACTGAACTGAACAGAGAAAAcgaagaagaaaaag ttgcatttaatttaaacaaaggAGCAAGTACTTCAATAGCTGCATCTTCTAAAACAAG CAGTGTCCTTGGACCGAATGCACTGAAGATGGTGGAAGGGGCAGTTAAAAGGAAAGAATCAGCTCATAGCTCTGGTCAgtccaaagagaaaaagaagaaatctgcaCTGGATGAGATTATGGAG CttgaagaggagaagaaaagaacagcTCGGAGAGACTACTGGTTACAGCCT GAAATCATTGTAAAAATTGTAACAAAAAAGCTTGGGGAGAAGTATCACAGGAAGAAGGCAGTTGTTAAG GAAGTGATTGACAAATATACAGCAGTCGTGAAGATGATTGATTCTGGAGACAAACTGAAGCTTGATCAGACACATCTAGAAACTGTCATACCAGCACCAG GCAAGAAAGTGATGGTCTTAAATGGTGGTTACAGGGGCAATGAAGGCATCTTGGAATCTATCAATGAAAAGAGGTTTTCAGCTACAATAGTCATTGACTCT GGACCTTTAAAAGGACGCCGAGTTGAAGACATCCAGTATGAAGACATCTCCAAACTCGCCTGA
- the KIN gene encoding DNA/RNA-binding protein KIN17 isoform X1, producing MGKSDFLSPKAIANRIKSKGLQKLRWYCQMCQKQCRDENGFKCHCMSESHQRQLLLASENPQQFMDYFSEEFRNDFLELLRRRFGTKRVHNNIVYNEYISHREHIHMNATQWETLTDFTKWLGREGLCKVDETPKGWYIQYIDRDPETIRRQQEQERKKKQDLDDEEKTAKFIEQQVRRGLEGKELEKPVYTELNRENEEEKVAFNLNKGASTSIAASSKTSSVLGPNALKMVEGAVKRKESAHSSGQSKEKKKKSALDEIMELEEEKKRTARRDYWLQPEIIVKIVTKKLGEKYHRKKAVVKEVIDKYTAVVKMIDSGDKLKLDQTHLETVIPAPGKKVMVLNGGYRGNEGILESINEKRFSATIVIDSGPLKGRRVEDIQYEDISKLA from the exons ATGGGGAAGTCGGATTTCCTCAGCCCCAAGGCTATCGCTAACCGCATCAAGTCCAAAGGGCTGCAGAAGCTGCGCTGGTACTGCCAGATGTGCCAGAAGCAGTGCCGCGATGAG AATGGCTTCAAGTGTCACTGCATGTCTGAGTCCCACCAGAGGCAATTGCTGCTGGCTTCTGAAAATCCTCAGCAGTTCATGGATTACTTTTCTGA GGAATTCCGAAATGATTTCCTAGAGCTGCTCAGGAGGAGATTTg gaaCAAAGAGAGTCCACAATAATATTGTGTACAATGAATATATCAGTCACAGAGAACACATCCACATGAATGCCACCCAGTGGGAGACTCTGACTGACTTCACTAAatggctggggagggaag GTCTTTGCAAGGTGGATGAGACTCCAAAAGGCTGGTATATCCAGTATATTGATAGGGACCCAGAGACTATTCGCAGGCAACAagaacaagaaaggaagaagaaacaggaccttgatgatgaagaaaaaactgcaaaattcaTTGAACAGCAAGTTAGAAGAGGTTTGGAGGGGAAAGAACTG GAAAAGCCAGTCTATACTGAACTGAACAGAGAAAAcgaagaagaaaaag ttgcatttaatttaaacaaaggAGCAAGTACTTCAATAGCTGCATCTTCTAAAACAAG CAGTGTCCTTGGACCGAATGCACTGAAGATGGTGGAAGGGGCAGTTAAAAGGAAAGAATCAGCTCATAGCTCTGGTCAgtccaaagagaaaaagaagaaatctgcaCTGGATGAGATTATGGAG CttgaagaggagaagaaaagaacagcTCGGAGAGACTACTGGTTACAGCCT GAAATCATTGTAAAAATTGTAACAAAAAAGCTTGGGGAGAAGTATCACAGGAAGAAGGCAGTTGTTAAG GAAGTGATTGACAAATATACAGCAGTCGTGAAGATGATTGATTCTGGAGACAAACTGAAGCTTGATCAGACACATCTAGAAACTGTCATACCAGCACCAG GCAAGAAAGTGATGGTCTTAAATGGTGGTTACAGGGGCAATGAAGGCATCTTGGAATCTATCAATGAAAAGAGGTTTTCAGCTACAATAGTCATTGACTCT GGACCTTTAAAAGGACGCCGAGTTGAAGACATCCAGTATGAAGACATCTCCAAACTCGCCTGA